The following coding sequences are from one Salvia hispanica cultivar TCC Black 2014 chromosome 3, UniMelb_Shisp_WGS_1.0, whole genome shotgun sequence window:
- the LOC125209904 gene encoding TIR-only protein-like, whose protein sequence is MQRSLAMNLVKKKQVRDRIMSPYDVFINHRGTDTKRTVATLLYDHLFRLQIRPFLDNKSMKAGDKLFDKIDKAIGGCKVGVAVFSPRYCDSYFCLHELALMMDLKRKVIPIFCDVKPSQLRLVDDGTMSREEVARFGSALEEAKHTVGLNFDSLKGNWSDVVKNAANIVIESLAEVEYDELLLRNNNLSIYKTPAFGTPKFA, encoded by the exons ATGCAACGATCACTAGCCATGAACTTAGTGAAGAAGAAGCAAGTTAGAGATAGAATCATGTCGCCGTACGACGTGTTCATAAACCACCGGGGCACGGACACCAAGCGCACCGTGGCGACGCTGCTATACGATCACCTTTTCCGGCTTCAGATCCGCCCGTTTCTCGACAACAAGAGCATGAAGGCGGGGGACAAGCTATTCGACAAGATTGACAAGGCCATAGGCGGGTGCAAGGTCGGCGTCGCCGTCTTCTCGCCGCGCTACTGCGACTCCTACTTTTGTTTGCACGAGCTCGCGCTCATGATGGACCTTAAAAGGAAGGTCATCCCCATCTTCTGCGACGTCAAGCCCTCGCAGCTCCGCCTCGTTGATGACGGCACCATGTCACGTGAGGAGGTGGCGAGGTTCGGCTCGGCCTTGGAGGAGGCCAAGCACACCGTCGGCCTCAACTTCGATTCTCTTAAAGG TAACTGGTCGGACGTGGTGAAAAATGCAGCAAACATTGTGATAGAGAGCCTCGCAGAAGTTGAATACGACGAGCTCCTCCTTCGCAATAACAATCTCTCTATTTACAAAACCCCAGCTTTTGGCACTCCAAAATTTGCATAA